GCGTCCGGCCAGCAGTGCGCCCAGGCGCAGGCTGGCGGTTTCCGTGCCGCCCAGCCCGCCCATCGATGTGGCCAAGATGATTTTCATGGTTTGACTCCTTGTTGCGGCGGCCGGTTTTGCCCGCGCCGCAAGCGTGTTTTTTGTTTTTCAGAAACGCTATCCCCGCGCAGGCGGGGACGGCCTCCTGCCGTGTACAGGCGCAGGGGCGGGGCGCGATTGTAAAACGCCCGCCGCGTCGTCGCATCCTTTGAGGCCGTCCCTGCCTGCGCGGGGATGACGTTTCTGAAAAATATTTCCCGCAGCGGCTTGCCCGTTTTCCCGCGCCGCTTTACGATTGCGCCGCATATTCCAACCGTATTTTGCAAAGGAAAACATATGTCTGCCAAACCGCTGTTTCTGCTTGTCCTGCCGCTCGCCGCCGCCGTACACGCCGCGCCGCTGTCGTACCGCACCGTTACGCTCGAAGCCCGCGCCAACTGTGCCAAAACGGAAAAAGAAGCCGGCAACGGGTCCAAGTGCCACGAGTTGAACGTTGCCTATCCGAAAACCGGCGACAAGGCACTGGACGCTTGGGCACTGCGCCGGATACAGAAAGCCGTCGGCACGAGCAACCTCACACCCAAAGGGCTGCAAGCCTATTGGGCGCGCAACGAAGAAGTGAAGGCGGTCAACGAATCCAACGCCGAAGGGGGCGATACGCCCTGCCATCTGGACTACAACCGCAGCATCGAATTGCAAGGCCAAACCCCGCATTATGCCGTGTTCGGCGGGGAATACTGGGACTACGCCTGCGGCCCGCACGGCAACGGCGTTTACGATCTTGCCGTCGTCAGACGCGATGCGGCTAAGCCCCAAGCCCTCGCGCTCAAAGACATCCTGCTGCCCGGCGGCCGCGCTAGGCTGAACAGGCTGCAAAAAGAAGCGGCGGCCGAGCATCTGGCCAAGTACCGGAGCGACGATGTGTCGTCCGTGGCCGAAGCCCGTCGCGCCATCGACGAATACACCGGCAAAGATTTCAAGGGCACGGACAACTGGCGTTTGGCCAAAGGCGGGCTGCTGTTTGTCTTCCAAAGCTACGAAATCACCCCCTATGTGCTGGGCCGCCCCGAAGCCTATATTCCGGCGGCAAAACTCAAAGGCATCGTCAAGCCCGAAATCCTGCGCGAGGCGGCGCACTACCAAATCGCGCCGAAGATTTTGAAAGAGGACAAGAACGCGAAATAAGGCCGCGCGTCCGAAAGGCCGTCTGAAAAAGCGCAACCCCGTTTTTGGCTGCGCCGAAACTGTGTTTTTATAGTGGATACAGATAAAAAGTATTCGGTGCAGGCTGGGCTTCAGCCCAGCAAAATATCGGATAAATAGCGAGTTAGCCGGGCTGAAGCCCGGCCTACGGTGGGTATCTTTCATTTTGTTCCACTATAACTTCGTTGAAGCTGCGCTTTCAGACGGCCTTTTTTGGTTTTCAGACGGCCTCTGCACA
The window above is part of the Neisseria bacilliformis genome. Proteins encoded here:
- a CDS encoding RsiV family protein, which produces MSAKPLFLLVLPLAAAVHAAPLSYRTVTLEARANCAKTEKEAGNGSKCHELNVAYPKTGDKALDAWALRRIQKAVGTSNLTPKGLQAYWARNEEVKAVNESNAEGGDTPCHLDYNRSIELQGQTPHYAVFGGEYWDYACGPHGNGVYDLAVVRRDAAKPQALALKDILLPGGRARLNRLQKEAAAEHLAKYRSDDVSSVAEARRAIDEYTGKDFKGTDNWRLAKGGLLFVFQSYEITPYVLGRPEAYIPAAKLKGIVKPEILREAAHYQIAPKILKEDKNAK